Proteins encoded within one genomic window of Gloeobacter kilaueensis JS1:
- a CDS encoding pseudouridine synthase, which translates to MAAPIRLQKLLAEHGIASRRRAEGLIAAGQVRVNGAVVQQLGTCVDPACDRIEVDGQLLSDQPPLRYLLLHKPVGWLSTCFDPRGRRTVMDLLPLAWRTGQGLHPVGRLDYDSSGALLISSDGALTFRMTHPSFHLPKTYRVWLAGHPGATTLERWRAGVLLEGQKTLPASVQVCERTNNSTLVEIILVEGRNRQIRKVAEFLGYPVQQLHRIAIGPIVLGNLPAGHFRELSENEIQQLQATGTSDL; encoded by the coding sequence ATGGCAGCACCAATCCGCCTTCAAAAGCTCCTGGCTGAACATGGTATCGCCTCGCGCCGCCGGGCCGAGGGGCTGATCGCTGCGGGTCAGGTGCGCGTCAACGGCGCGGTCGTTCAGCAGCTGGGCACCTGCGTCGATCCGGCCTGCGACCGGATTGAGGTGGACGGGCAGTTGCTGAGCGATCAGCCGCCCCTGCGCTACTTGCTGTTGCACAAACCGGTGGGCTGGCTTTCCACCTGCTTCGATCCGAGGGGACGACGGACCGTCATGGATCTATTGCCGCTGGCCTGGCGGACGGGCCAGGGCCTCCATCCGGTCGGTCGGCTCGACTACGACAGCTCCGGCGCACTTTTAATCAGCAGCGACGGTGCGCTCACTTTTCGGATGACCCACCCGAGCTTCCATCTGCCCAAGACCTATCGCGTCTGGCTGGCTGGCCACCCTGGGGCGACGACCCTCGAACGCTGGCGAGCCGGTGTGCTGCTTGAGGGCCAAAAAACGCTGCCGGCTTCGGTACAGGTTTGTGAACGGACTAACAATTCCACGCTTGTTGAGATTATTCTGGTCGAAGGGCGAAACCGTCAGATTCGTAAGGTAGCCGAATTTCTCGGTTATCCCGTCCAGCAACTGCACCGGATTGCGATTGGCCCCATTGTCCTGGGCAATTTACCGGCAGGCCACTTCCGAGAATTGAGCGAGAACGAAATCCAGCAACTACAAGCTACTGGAACATCCGATCTATGA
- a CDS encoding helix-turn-helix domain-containing protein, with protein MSADFQSDSLKSVGKLLAKEREERGLSVDDVAERTRIPRRYLLAIEDGKSEYLPEPVYVRAFIRKYSDLVDLDGAALLKELQPPPPAEAPAVTPTPIERASASLTKPTLRPFHAWLLYGALVLVAAGGFSYLQRAQQPPLTARPPAPAPVVKKPAPAAKKTPSAPPVRQASPTAIKPAPVVTAPAATPESTPSLLTASTPLQTTDSVAALPKGLQMQIALKERSWVRVVADGRKAFEGELPQGTKRDWQAQKQLSVRAGNAGGVLLTLNDQSLGQMGKSGEVVERVFRQGP; from the coding sequence ATGAGTGCTGACTTTCAATCCGACTCGCTCAAATCAGTAGGAAAATTGCTGGCAAAAGAGCGCGAGGAGCGCGGTCTGTCGGTAGATGACGTGGCGGAGCGCACCCGCATCCCCAGGCGCTATCTGCTCGCCATCGAAGATGGCAAGTCCGAGTATCTGCCCGAACCGGTCTACGTGCGCGCCTTCATCCGCAAGTACTCTGATCTGGTCGATCTCGACGGTGCGGCGCTCCTTAAAGAATTGCAGCCACCGCCCCCGGCTGAAGCGCCTGCCGTCACCCCGACTCCGATCGAGCGGGCGAGCGCTTCGCTTACCAAGCCGACTTTGCGCCCCTTCCACGCCTGGCTCTTGTATGGAGCGCTGGTGCTCGTCGCCGCAGGCGGATTCTCGTACCTGCAGCGCGCCCAGCAACCTCCACTCACGGCGAGGCCGCCCGCACCGGCCCCCGTTGTCAAAAAGCCCGCCCCTGCGGCCAAAAAAACACCGTCCGCCCCCCCAGTCAGGCAAGCTTCGCCCACCGCGATCAAACCTGCCCCAGTGGTGACTGCTCCCGCCGCCACTCCTGAGAGCACCCCATCACTTTTGACCGCCTCGACCCCCCTTCAGACAACCGACAGTGTTGCGGCGCTTCCAAAAGGACTGCAGATGCAGATAGCGCTCAAGGAGCGCTCCTGGGTGCGGGTGGTCGCCGATGGTCGCAAAGCCTTTGAAGGCGAGTTGCCCCAGGGAACGAAGCGCGACTGGCAGGCCCAGAAGCAGCTGAGCGTCAGGGCCGGAAACGCCGGTGGGGTGTTACTCACCCTCAACGATCAATCCCTTGGCCAGATGGGCAAATCCGGCGAAGTGGTCGAACGTGTATTTCGGCAGGGCCCTTAA
- the mreD gene encoding rod shape-determining protein MreD — MQPSLSRQIVNGIGTFLSAICALLALFAPVPGWAIAGISVDWPLIWIVCFSIRRTPLMAGVAGLAMGWAQDGITMARPTHALGLALAAVLTARLEKQRFIQEDFISVALITFAMAVLSETCMALQYSIMGHIAIAEIWSHHQWVALGSALISSLWAPLVYLPLRWWWRDQADNLS; from the coding sequence ATGCAACCCTCCCTGTCCCGCCAGATCGTTAATGGCATCGGTACGTTCCTCTCGGCCATCTGCGCGCTATTGGCCCTGTTTGCTCCGGTTCCGGGCTGGGCGATAGCCGGCATCAGCGTCGATTGGCCGCTCATCTGGATCGTCTGCTTCAGCATCCGGCGCACGCCCCTGATGGCAGGGGTGGCGGGTCTGGCGATGGGCTGGGCCCAGGACGGCATCACGATGGCCCGTCCGACCCACGCCCTCGGTCTGGCCCTTGCCGCCGTGCTCACTGCCCGCCTCGAAAAACAGCGCTTCATCCAGGAGGACTTTATCTCGGTGGCCCTCATCACCTTTGCGATGGCGGTGCTCTCGGAGACCTGCATGGCGCTGCAGTACTCGATCATGGGCCACATCGCCATCGCTGAAATCTGGTCGCACCACCAGTGGGTCGCCCTCGGTTCTGCCCTGATTAGCAGCCTCTGGGCACCGCTGGTCTACCTGCCCCTGCGCTGGTGGTGGCGCGATCAGGCGGACAATCTGTCCTGA
- the mreC gene encoding rod shape-determining protein MreC: MVEKLRRWWLRFGLVTLAAVLALGAAWWVRRTDGAMLSDLFALLASPFIYPAPTAGQLRDEQLAQLQARLESLFYENRQLRNLHKIDDRLGSGAVSAQVIGRSADHWWEEVLLNRGSADGIAVGATVVTGNGAAVGQVSQVGAYTSRVLLLSDPGSQVGVMAVRSRMMGILQGHRRDPATVEFFEQPPLKAGELIVTSGLSSRFPSGLPVGRVTAVDRNQAVPKVKIAFVAPLDRLEWVKIYPGVAPVQLTPAPPPPPTLVPAAPAVAPSSTPAATTLPTKSGSDAGAALEIPARPAATTLRGGKLPDQKPAVSEKTPASPAERRPAAPPRRSGTLVPRSAPQPLAPSANNEGSSRNNPPPTAPAGNSAPADTTQSPPEHPDATLPVPPDR, from the coding sequence GTGGTCGAGAAGCTCAGGCGATGGTGGTTGCGATTTGGTCTTGTCACCCTGGCAGCGGTGCTCGCCCTCGGTGCGGCCTGGTGGGTGCGGCGCACCGATGGGGCGATGCTGAGCGATCTATTTGCCCTGCTGGCTTCTCCTTTTATCTATCCGGCTCCGACAGCGGGTCAATTGCGCGACGAACAACTCGCCCAACTGCAGGCCCGCCTGGAGTCGCTCTTCTACGAAAACCGCCAGCTGCGCAACCTGCACAAAATAGACGACAGACTGGGTAGCGGTGCAGTGAGCGCTCAGGTGATCGGTCGCAGCGCGGATCACTGGTGGGAGGAGGTGCTCCTCAATCGGGGCTCAGCCGACGGCATCGCCGTCGGTGCCACGGTCGTCACCGGCAACGGTGCGGCGGTGGGTCAGGTGAGCCAGGTGGGCGCTTACACCTCGCGGGTGCTGCTGTTGAGCGATCCCGGTTCCCAGGTGGGAGTCATGGCGGTGCGCTCGCGGATGATGGGCATCCTGCAGGGCCACCGCCGCGATCCGGCGACGGTCGAATTTTTTGAGCAGCCGCCCCTCAAAGCCGGCGAACTCATCGTCACCAGCGGCCTCAGTTCGCGCTTTCCCTCGGGGTTGCCGGTGGGACGGGTTACGGCTGTCGATCGCAACCAGGCCGTTCCAAAAGTCAAGATCGCCTTCGTTGCCCCCCTCGATCGCCTGGAGTGGGTCAAGATCTACCCCGGTGTGGCCCCCGTGCAACTCACACCCGCTCCACCCCCGCCCCCGACGCTGGTTCCAGCCGCACCGGCGGTTGCCCCGAGCAGCACCCCTGCTGCAACCACGCTCCCCACCAAGAGTGGCAGCGATGCGGGTGCTGCGCTTGAAATTCCAGCCCGGCCAGCAGCGACGACGCTGCGCGGCGGCAAACTGCCCGACCAGAAACCTGCTGTGTCCGAAAAAACGCCCGCTTCCCCAGCCGAGCGACGGCCCGCCGCCCCTCCCAGGCGCAGTGGGACTCTAGTACCCCGTTCCGCCCCCCAGCCCCTCGCCCCATCGGCAAATAACGAAGGGTCCAGCCGCAACAATCCGCCGCCCACAGCGCCCGCAGGCAACAGCGCTCCCGCCGATACCACCCAGTCCCCGCCGGAGCATCCCGATGCAACCCTCCCTGTCCCGCCAGATCGTTAA
- a CDS encoding rod shape-determining protein translates to MGLFSRFSRDMGIDLGTANTLIYVAGRGTVLSEPSVVALDQQTRKPLAFGEAARQMLGRTPSTIQAVRPLRDGVIADFDLAEMMIKHFIQRIHNGEYLVSPLVVIGIPSGITGIERRAVMEAAIRAGAREVRLIDEPVAAAIGAGLPVTGPTGSLVVDIGGGTTEVAVIALGGTVVSESVRVAGDELTESIATYLKKVHNLVIGERTAEEIKMRLGTASARRDEGDKWEVRGLHMLSGLPRTVDVHTAEIRECMSEPLSAIIEAIKRTLERTPPELVADIADRGIVLAGGGALLKGLDDLVSDETGVAVYVAEDPLRCVVLGIGQVLENFARLERVVSSSIKRLSDR, encoded by the coding sequence GTGGGCCTTTTCAGTCGGTTTTCCCGAGACATGGGAATCGACCTGGGTACAGCCAACACACTGATCTATGTGGCTGGCCGAGGCACGGTCCTCTCTGAGCCGAGTGTGGTCGCCCTCGATCAGCAGACCCGCAAGCCCCTCGCCTTTGGCGAAGCGGCCCGGCAGATGCTCGGTCGCACACCGAGCACGATTCAGGCGGTTCGTCCCCTGCGCGACGGAGTGATAGCCGACTTTGATCTAGCTGAGATGATGATCAAGCACTTCATCCAGCGGATTCACAACGGCGAATATCTGGTCTCACCGCTGGTGGTGATTGGCATCCCGAGCGGCATCACCGGCATCGAGCGCCGGGCGGTGATGGAGGCGGCGATCCGGGCCGGGGCGCGCGAGGTCCGGCTCATCGACGAGCCGGTGGCGGCGGCGATCGGCGCAGGACTACCGGTAACAGGACCGACGGGCAGCCTGGTGGTCGATATTGGCGGCGGTACGACCGAAGTGGCGGTGATCGCCCTCGGCGGCACGGTCGTCTCAGAATCGGTGCGCGTGGCGGGCGACGAGCTTACCGAATCGATCGCCACCTACCTTAAAAAGGTCCACAACCTGGTCATCGGTGAGCGCACCGCCGAGGAGATCAAGATGCGGCTTGGCACCGCCTCAGCCCGACGCGACGAAGGGGACAAGTGGGAGGTGCGGGGGCTACACATGCTCTCTGGCCTGCCCCGGACGGTCGATGTCCATACGGCAGAAATTCGCGAGTGCATGAGCGAGCCGCTCTCGGCGATCATCGAGGCGATCAAGCGCACCCTCGAGCGCACACCGCCGGAACTGGTGGCAGACATTGCCGATCGCGGCATCGTGCTGGCCGGTGGCGGGGCTTTATTAAAAGGACTCGACGATCTGGTCTCCGACGAAACCGGTGTAGCCGTCTACGTCGCCGAAGATCCGCTGCGCTGTGTCGTGCTCGGCATCGGCCAGGTGCTCGAAAACTTTGCCCGCTTAGAGCGGGTGGTGAGCAGCAGTATCAAGCGCCTGAGCGACCGCTAA